The window ACATAATGTTTATACTCTAATACagtagagaaaaaaaaaaaaaaaatacatgtccaataaaaaatttcagaagGGAAGAACCTTGTTTTAGACAGCGGAGAAAATTGAGAATTGGATTTAACAGTTCTGGGAAAAAAAATCGGATGTAATGGATGAAGTTATTAAACTAGGACTCATCAGGAAAATTAGGATTAATCAAAGACTAGTCatattaatcggattgatcgaGGTTTAATCCACTTTTAAGACGAGGTTTAAGATTCAtgcaataaatattttttttaatttttagttatatataaGTTTTGAATATTTATTACTGTAAAATCTTGATCGTATAATACATTGTTCTTAGAAAGTTAGAATTATATGTcgtacaaatttttatatatttaagcaaATATCATGATAAATGAAAATCGAATTCATGAGATGAcggatataaattattattaaacagACGCGACGTCCAAGACGTTGAGAAGAAAATGTATCttgaattttgaaattaaatagtTATAAAAGGCACTAAGGCAGTCAATTTTCAGATACTTATAAAAGCCGAATTTATGCATCCAATCCGAAtcgtatataaatttaattttgccACTACGATCAGCTGCTGAAGCTTGGTttacaaaaaagaaagaaaaagatggGCTTTTTGACTAAACAAAAAGTTGGACCCGTTCGCAACCCATACGGAGGGGTCAATTAGTTGGgctcaaagaaaaagaaaccgcCCGTTAGTCAAATTATTGGGCTGTTACAAAAAAGGAAGCTGCCACATGGTCAAACGAGAAACATGGTGAGTCTTCTTATGTGAGTCGGTGCAGCTGGCCTGCATCATCAAATTACATTACTCCATTTGACATCACCTCccattatttcattttattttatatctacATATATGCTTCCATCTGTCCTCCATTTCTCGCCAACAAATTATTCCTCTCATTAATATGATATTCATGCTAAAGGCTAATTTAGTAAAAGGTATTTCATCGACCCTGAGTTTTCTTTTgcatatactccttccgtcgtatttaataatataaatttgaatcgAGAATATCagacacatattttaaattttctttttcttaaatatatatttaaagtccTATTTGGAAACTAAAACTAAAagagaaataataaattatattttattttattgtttcaaaaaaaaataaattatattttataaaaaaattaagatacatatcgaataatatcacaaaattatataaaatccgATTATAGGAGGGAATATCCGTTTTCGTGTCTCACGACTTTTTTATCTCGATTTTTGAACGAATATGATTTTGTTATGTTACATTAAGGTAACATATGTAATTCCGACACTGTCCGTGTTCAAACACCTCACCCCCATTTTTGTTCTTGTAagtaaatttgaaaaatcaagGTGAGAGTATTTACGTAGcatcaaaaaatgaaaatgagtaAAAAGAAAGATCTTGAAAACTTAATGGCAGAGCAGAGAATTTATTAGTACTCTCAAGAGTTGGTCATTTTTCAAAGCACAGATTTGCCTAAACCACTAGCTAAAAAGACTTGATTTTTAGCTTTTTCTCAACTAAATCTCATCACCCCTTTTTATTGCATTCAATCTGGGCTCAAATCTGCAATCTTTCCTCTCTTTTTGTCATTTCTCTTTCACTGCCCACCACCTAAATTTACTTCATCATTGACTTCAAATctactttttttctttattttattagtttatagCAAAGCAGATTTAGCTTCTGGGTTGGGATCAGACCATTCTCAAGAAATGGGGATCATTACTGAGGATATGATCAAGCAGTTTCAGAAGATGCTGGATGACAGTAAGTGTttttctgtgtgtgtgtgtgtttttgtgtttttgtgtgtgtgtgtgtttttgtgtttgtgtgtgtgtgtgtgtgtgtgtgtgtgttaatatatatttttaagttacTTGATTGTAGTAAAGTTCttaactttaattttatatggagAATTGTTCTCTGTTTGATCTGTAATAACATGATTATTATGACTTTCTGCAGTTGATGGGTCACTGAAGATGACATTTGAGGTATTCAAAGATTTATGTTTGAATGTGATTTGATCTGGGCATAAAGTTTAATGTTTGTATATTCATTATTTTCTGTTTAGCTGATCAGTCCATTTGTAGTGCTAACACTTTCGATTTTAATCATTTTATACATCGTATGTATAGTGGCTTAAGAAATCTCTGCAAAAAATAATTGATCCTGCTGTTGTTTCATAAGTAACAAGTGCAAAACTTTGAAACTTCTGTTTTTTTGTTGATTCTTGTGTTCTGTGGGTGTCTAGGCGAGCTTAAAATTTGATCTGTGAAGTTTTCAGTTTgcattgttttttaaatttgagaATTGGTTATGGCGGCAATTCACTTAAAGAGTCTTGGGCGATTTTGATGGCGTTGCCCTAGACGTTAGACATCTGACCGTTAGGACTTACTGATTTGCatttatgaaactaaaattGCTGCAGGTTCATTGACAGTTCCGTTAATGTTACTTTGTCGTGTAGGGAATAAAAATGATGCCTATCATGTCTGTCTCATGGTAGTAACGAGCATAGCTCCATTCTCCGTATTGACCTACATAAAATACCCTTATTCATAAATTTTGTTCCTTTTGAGTAAATTTGATGATGTTTTCTTTATCTGGTTAGTTAAGGGGTAAAATACGTGGATTGCTTTCTCAATTCTCATTTTAACGTTTCTTAAATTTAGATGTTCCTATGACTTATTATGACTCGGTATTTTTATGGAACATTATTATGCTAGACgacaataatattattttgttttgtagaACATGCATCAAGGATATCCAGGTGAAAATCTTTGTCGGTTTCTCAAAGCAAGGGATGGAAATATCTCAAAAGCCCAAAAAATGGTCAGCCACAATTTATTACTTGAATGAAAATTAACGTACTTATTACAGATGTTGTGTTCATTAGTGGCTTGCTAACAACTTCTGTAAACTTTTCAGCTTCTCGACTGTTTAGACTGGAGGATACAAAATGAGATTGACGATATCTTGGCGGTaggtttatattttaataatatatttttgggtCATTTTTGGTAAGTGTACCTAGTAATTGGCATGCAACTTATAATGGGGGTAAATATGATATTTGATCAGAACACATATATCTTGGACTTTTAGCTGGGGTTAATTAGTATCTTTACTCTGGATGTGCTTTATGACTGGGATTTAGTGATATATATTTGAGGCAAACATATAGTCTTTTGTGGTTCAAGTTGTATACATGTACTCTAGTCTCTAGATGTTAACTACCCTATGTGAGTTTAGCATCTAAGCTGAGTCGGTGTTTCAagggaaaattttaaaaatacaccTAGTTTTGACaatattaattagataatatttCTGTTAGAGTGGCTGATAATGGATGACCTGCTTGCTAACTTATTGGCTTTCGCTTTACAGAAACCAATAATTCCTGCTGATCTTTATAGAGCTGTGCGGGATTCACAACTTGTGGGAATGTCAGGTTACACAAAAGAGGTACTTCTTTCATCTTTTCAACATTTCTTTCGTTTAAAAATACCTTGATTGTAATGCATGTCGGACGTCAGGCCTTTTGAGATGTCTGGTATTCTCCAAGTCAGAACTTGCATAAttctctgattttttttaatactttattcaGGGTCTTCCTGTTGTTGCTGTCGGGGTAGGGCTCAGCACCTACGACAAAGCATCTGTAAGCATACCTTTACCTGTTTCATCTTCTCATTTTGGTCTTAGAAATTTATGTCATGTGAAAATGTAGTTGAGGAAGATCATGTGATATTTCCTAGACCAATTTTGATGATTATATAGTCATATTGCAGGTTTACAGTGTAATCTCTAGAATGCTGTATCGGTTTTATGTATGGATCTTTCGCAGCACATAGCAGTGCATACTTCGTGCTCTGATATAGGATTCTGTCTACTTATTTACTTTTGTATATATGAAACATTTCTTGATTGTGTTTAGTATCTAGACCTGATGTAATTATGCTTCTTAAAAACAAAAGTAAAGAGGCCTTTAAACCTAAGCCTGCAAGGGGtaggaaaaataaaattgtcTAATTTTCATCCAGATCTTATCTATACTTTGAACTGGATAGAAGTAATAAAAGAAGCAGAAAAAATTTCTTGCGACGACAACTGATCAAAAGATAAATAATCTGGAACcattaacaatataataatgGGTGGCATTGCCACTTTTATCTTCTTCATGCTGTGTAGTAGTAGACTATTACTTTTTTCATTAAACCTTTGTTTTATATTGTAGATTCACTACTACATCCAGTCACACATCCAAATGAATGAATATCGAGACCGTGTGATATTGGTAAGTATGCGGCCTTTGTGATCTTCCTAACTAATCACCTTATTAGTAGATATTCTTGTAATATGATTTGTTTTGCTTCAGCCTACTGCTACTAAGAAGTACGGCCGACATATTAACACATGTGTCAAAATATTGGATATGACTGGCCTAAAGCTTTCAGCCCTGAACCAAATCAAGGTGCCTTTAGATGAATTACTTTGTTATTTAACATTATTTGCTTTCATATATTGTCTTAATAAAATTCCTTATgctttcatatattatattaataaaattcctTATGTTTATGCGCATTTTATCATTAGTTGGGATGTATTGTTAAGTCGGGAAAATCAtcattttctaaatttaataacCATCTTTTTCTTATAGTCCTCTGTAATAACTTTCTGAAAATATTACTCCATCTCTGTTGTTTGCTGCAGATTTTGACAGCTATATCAACCATAGATGATCTGAACTATCCAGAGAAGACAGATACCTATTACATTGTTAATGCCCCTTACATATTTTCCGCGTGCTGGAAGGTGACTTTATGcttgcacacacacacacacacacacacaagttATATAAGTGCTATTAGCCTATTTTAGACTGAATTTTTCAGATTAAAAGTGAATATCTGTgattctggaaaaaaaaaagagtgaaTATCTGTGCCCTTTTCAGGTTGTGAGGCCTCTTCTGCAAGAGAGAACTAGGAAGAAAATTCAGGTGCTGCAAGGCTGTGGAAGAGATGAATTGTTAAAGGTAAAGACCTATTTGTAACAGTCTTTCAGGTCACGTCCATTCTctatttgaatttgaatcatAGTGCTTTTTAGAATAAACATCTTCACTTGGTCTTGAGCATGAAGTTGcatcattattaatatttttaactatgtAAAGATCAATTTGGAGAGAATTTTGTGGTGTTTGGTTGAGGGATGTGATGTGTTGGAAAGGGAACCTCATTCCCATTAAACGCAGTACCCACTTCTTATATGCTTAATGGGATTTCTAAATATTCCCATTCGCATTACTTCAACAACCTAAATGACCCCTAAATGAGTATGAAGCTATAAGAATGCTACCGTCCATTaatgttattttaatttataaatctgtCTGTAGTCAAATGATTTGCAAAAGCTCATACTCTAAATTAGCAACTGATTTGTAAGTCTCTGGAGTTAAAAAGGAGAACTAGTAAAAGGTTCAAGTAATCAAGCTTATACTTGTAATGCACTCCTTCAAAACTAGTGTTTGCTTTTGAAAGGCTGTAGTTCTAATATATCACAAGACTGGATTCATAAATTCTCTGTGCCTTAAATCTATTTACTAGCCTGTAATCTTTTGGACTTCATACATAACTTATACTCTAAAATATGCAGATAATGGATTACGCTTCTCTGCCGCATTTCTGTAGAAGAGAAGGCTCTGGATCATCTCGACACTCGAGAACTGAAAAAGATGATAACTGTTTCTCTCTGGATAATACCTACCATCAGCAACTGTATGATTTTGTCAAGAGACAAGCTGAGCTAAAAGATCGTGTCGCCCCAGTGAAACAAGGATCCTTCCATGTTGATTTCCCAGAGCCAGCCCCCGATGATGCCAAAATTGCCGAAACTATCCAATCCGAGTTTCAGAGGCTTGGTGATCAAAGCAAGCTTTCAAAAAGCCTGAGTAACCTCGATATAAACGGTCACTAATTCCAGAATTTAAAACATTCCT of the Daucus carota subsp. sativus chromosome 4, DH1 v3.0, whole genome shotgun sequence genome contains:
- the LOC108215927 gene encoding phosphatidylinositol/phosphatidylcholine transfer protein SFH9 codes for the protein MGIITEDMIKQFQKMLDDIDGSLKMTFENMHQGYPGENLCRFLKARDGNISKAQKMLLDCLDWRIQNEIDDILAKPIIPADLYRAVRDSQLVGMSGYTKEGLPVVAVGVGLSTYDKASIHYYIQSHIQMNEYRDRVILPTATKKYGRHINTCVKILDMTGLKLSALNQIKILTAISTIDDLNYPEKTDTYYIVNAPYIFSACWKVVRPLLQERTRKKIQVLQGCGRDELLKIMDYASLPHFCRREGSGSSRHSRTEKDDNCFSLDNTYHQQLYDFVKRQAELKDRVAPVKQGSFHVDFPEPAPDDAKIAETIQSEFQRLGDQSKLSKSLSNLDINGH